TATTCTTCTCATAACACGACCCAAACACGACGAAAATTCAGTTTCAGTAGAGGATTTGATTAAGAATTGTGACCCTTTAGAACTGCCAAAGGACAGACCAACGCTTTCGGATACAGCAGCAATACTATACTCTTCAGGAACTACTGGAGTTAGCAAAGGTGTAGTGTTAACGCATGCAAATTTCGTAGCAATTATGAAACTTCTCAAGTTCTACGTCGATGTAACATCGTCTCAGGACGATATTTTCCTCTGTTTCATACCGATGTTTCATGTATACGGTCTAGTCTTTTTCGGTCTAGGATTATTTTGTTCAGGTGTTACAACTGTGTTGATGCAAAAATTTGATTTCCAAGCTATGTTGGAAGCAATTCAGGCACACAAAGTCAGTCACATTCCAGCAGTTCCACCAGTGATTCTTGGACTAGTTAAGTATAACAAAGGTGGTTATGACTTATCATCGTTGCGGAAGGTTTCCTCAGGGGCTGCGCCACTGAGCAAAGAGGTAGTGTTGAATTGTACTACCATATCTTTAAACGGTTAGAGAGAATACTCTTTTTACCAATTGATTATATTATTATGTCTCAACATGTCCCTTCACGTGTGGACCTGATTTTTTTTCATGGCCAAAcatgtgaaaatattttttgtttttgggatgACGGTGAGATTTGAACCTGAACTTCTTGCATGCTTTTGATACCATGTTGATTTGTATGACTATCTCATTTAAAAGTTTAAGGTATCAGAGAAAGTTAACCTACTTTCTATTACTTCATTATATTATGTCTCAACAGATAGCTGATGCGTTCCGGGAGAAGTTACCTTGGGTGGAGATCAAGCAAGGCTACGGTCTAACTGAGACAACTGGTGCGGCTACATTTTTTGTTACCAATGAAGAGGCAAAGGCGCATCCATGCTCAGTGGGGATGTTGTTCCCGAGCTTCTCCGCTAAGGTGGTTAATCACGAGACAGGGGAAGCGTTGCCCCCATTTAAAGAAGGTGAATTGTGGCTAAAAGGTCCAGGGGTGATGAAAGAGTATTTTGGAAATGAGGAAGCAACTGCTGCTACAATCACTGCTGATGGCTGGTTCCGAACTGGTGATCTTTGTTACTTTGACGACGAGGGGTATCTGTACATCGTTGATCGAATAAAGGAACTCATCAAGCATAATGGATATCAGGTAGGAGCAAACTTACATGATCTCTACATTCACTATCTACGCGTCAAACAGAGGCGAATCCAAGATTTAAActttatgggttcaacttttaagacTTTTAGCATTAAattcattatattttttaaacttatgggTTCGTACCTATCataaaattatgggttcagatGAACCCAATGCGGCTACTCTAATTCCGCCCCTGGCGTCAAAGAGAATGTGAGGCGGTTTTGTTTATCTGATTAAAATTAGCGATAAGTATCAAGTGatgaaaaatacttttaagtactgtgattttataaataagcagttatgtATTTTTGATAAAAACGCCGAAACTGGTTTATACAGGTAGCTCCAGCAGAACTGGAAGCAATATTGTTGAGTCACCATCAGATACTTGATGCAGCAGTTGTCCCGTGCGTTACTTCAACTCCTCTACCCCTCTCTCACTTTTCGTCATATTCGACTTTTGTATCTAACAACATAATATTTTTAAGCAGACTAGAAGATGAGGAAGCAGGACAACTACCAGTGGCATATGTTGTAAGAACAGCTGGTTCTGGGCTCACAGAAGACCAAGTCATACAATTTGTTTCTAGCCAAGTAGCCCCATACAAGAAAGTCAGAAGAGTTAATTTTATCAGTGCTATACCAAGATCAGCTGCAGGGAAAATATTGCGAAAGGAGTTGGTGCAAAACAAACTGTCAATTCTGTCCAAATTATAACACTTTCAGAACACCCTTTATCAATACACTCGAATCGTTGTTCACATCATAAGCAAAAAATTTGTTTTTGTCCTAATTGCATAATAAAATTTTCTGCCAAAAAGGATTCAATTGAAACTAATgtatccattttcttttcttgctaACTATGGGTTCCTAAGGACAAACTAGGAACTGAACCATGTTTAGGTCACAGGTTCAAATCTTAGGTGGCAATCGCTCATAATAAGTTTTACATTTAAACCGAAAGTTAAtgtaattatggccaatattttggctaatggagtccatctcacatatgcataagcatctttgcaaagtgtagactttgttggcaatattctttgagacccaaaaatattgcattatgtgttggacatcatttgcacaagttgtatctcttcttttacacctaagagccCAAGACTTTTTTGCTTATAAAAGGGAAgatcattagttcattttagacacaccaacaagacttgtcttcaattcttgtttcttcctttcttcctttattaagagtgttttgtatgagagttaagtgttgggaagcacttgtgtgaaccatttctttggagtgatcttgtgaggttattcccttagggtatttgggattaattagagtatatactctaattttgtactctcttttgtactcttattgttaaaGTAAATTGCTcttctccgcttgtggacgtaggtcactttgactgaatcacgttaaatttgtgtcttctttatctattTTAATTGCGGTTGTTATCAATTtcaattgtctttgttattgtcattataccgttgtttggctaaattccgcactactctggttcccgatcctaacatatAAGTTAAATCCATATTAGAAGTTTGGGGTTGGGTTCCAAAATAAATGGGCTACTATAATTTCCTATTACTAATACGATATCTTGATTCAAGTAATATCATTTTGTTGAGACTTATGCAAATTAGTTAATTATAAATCAAAATAGCATTCGTGCTAGTAAAAAAGAATGTAAAATTATAGTTGAAGTGATTGCTTTGTTTCAGAAAAGACAAAATTCAAAGCTGCCCCGCATTGAACCCGCAACCCGCCTcgctttaaaaattttaaaaactgttttaacccgccccgccccgcccaTGCTCTGACCCATTGCCATCCCTACTCGGGATGAGTGTATCCATCTTGATTGTGCTTATATGTGACATCAATAATGCGAGCAAGATAAAGAATACGCGTTAAAATTTTCAAAGAGACGGGAGTGGGCCTAAGAATACCTTCATTAACATCCTTCCATGTTATCTCAGCCATTTCATGGAATTTTTCCATTGCCTCTTCTGTTGATACATCACAATCTCTCATGTAGCATTCAATTCCTGTTGCAATTTGACCTCTACTTTTCTCAACCTAGGCCAAATAGATTTAGGGTTAGTCTTCAGTATTTTTCTACGCAACGCTTTGTTTTAAAAAACTCATATAATGATCAAATACCGTGTGAGATACAACGCATACCTCGTATATTGCTATGTCATCAATAACTCAGACATAATGTCACATTAGCTTCAAGAATCATATGATTATTTGACAACCACTCAAAATCATGCTCGGTAGCAGACATCATGCCCAAATAAGATGTTGTAGTGAGCAAGTAATAGGTGCTAGTTGCTAGTGCATTGCTTAGGTATTCAGAAACAGGTGTCATATATCCTTCAATAAACCATTGCGCCTCAACATTATAATTTCTCACAATTTCTTTCATCTGTGAACACCAAATGTATGAATTCAAGTTTTAGAAAATTGTAGTTTGATTGCTTCAAGCTAAATGATCACTAAATGTCAGGTAAAATAAAGTGAGAAATTGATTAAGGAAAAAGTAATTTGATAAATAATTGGGTCGCTGAGACATACTTTTTCTTTCGCATAATAGACCACATAAAATCTTCCATTGCTAGATAATTCCTTTTCATAATCCACATACAGATCTAAAAGAGCTCTATAAGACTATAACTTATTTTCATGTAATCTGGGAGCCGATCAATTTCGCTAATATCCCATCTGCAGGCTGAGACACGACTAAAGTAAATTGATGCATTTTGAAAGAGCATAAATATAAGCAAGCTAGAGCTCGTTTTAATATTTTCACAATATTTACTAATTTCAAGTAATATTTGAATAGGTTAATTTATGTAGTTCATACCTTTGTATGGCATCCATGTATGTATTAAGTTCTTTAAAATACTGATAAGTTGTGctttttattttgatgatttaacaaacttcaTAAGCGAACCAGATAGGGAAGCTGATACAATTGGTTCCTCCGCATTCATAGCAACAAGTCAAATGTCTGGTACAAGTCTCAATAAAATCAGATAAGGGAACAGTAGAGGGAACAAGTAGAGATCAGTTCCTTCGGTTACAGTACAAGTCAACTCTTACAGCTGTTAAAGTTGCTGCACTGCACACGCAATAGTACAACAGCATTGTTGAAGCATGTTGTGTACCGGATACTCCCTTGCATCATCTTTGATGATCTCACTTAcatattatcaacatgaggcaagGGATTACACACACTTGCAAACCTAAATATTCATTTACTCGTATGTGTGCAACCGCCTTCATTCTCCCAAGGGCAttgaagaacaaaacaacaacatAATAAAGGACCAAATCCCAACATTGATTACATCGTGTGTTCTTTAGTATTGTTGTGTCCTACTCAGATTTTTAGAAGTATTTCGTAGGACATCTTGTAAACCATAAACTGTGTGGTTgttttgactagagttagtcatatggttagctttgtaatagagttattacaaaaaGGCACGCAATATAGTTATTGTGAGTAGGTGacggattaagagtttaattcctacattacaataggttgtaatctaaagtttgctcagttagtgaagttgaaatcctactagtgtaggtcgtggtttttaatcccgtgagctagGAGTTTTCCATGTAAATATCTTGTGTTATTTACTTATTGTTGTATTCTGTGGGAACTGATAGAAAACCAGGTTCTCTATCCAGTTTAGTGGACTCTTAGtttacatcaattggtatcagagcaagttctTTCTAtaaggctaacacctagaaaggatcaaCATAGTttctccaccaaattttgaataacgacaatcaacctacagaccaccaagattcaatgACCATTACTATGGCTGGTGGAAGACAAGAATGATATCTTCCACCAAGAATGATATCGTTGATAATGTTGTGAAGCAAGCTCTAACTGCCTGGGGAGAATCCTCTAGTGAATCTGAAGGTGATGATGAACAAAGAGACACCTCCATGATGGTTGTTGAAAGCGAAGCTGTAGAATCACTACTAAAAAAATTGGTTTTAGCGACGGAtaaattctgtagctaaacaaAAAAATTCATTGCTAATCTCATTTAGTGATGGATTAGAAAaagattatcaagaaattctgctaGCTACGAGCAATTTAGCGATAGATTAGCGACGACATTCGTAGCTAATCCCAGTTTTTTGTAGTGAATATGATTCCATATTTGCACTGATGGCAAAATTTGATAAGGATGAAGATAATGATGTCGATGACGTAAACTTTCTAGatgtttaaagaaatttaaagTCTTACTCTCAAAAGAAGCCGGTATCTTTAGCTAATGTCTTAATTGATGCTTACCACAATCTCACTAATGATAAAAATGCTTTAATTAAGGAAATCGGAGAGATAGAACACGAGAGAGATGATTTGCTGGTTGTAGTTGTTGATCTAACGGAAACGATAtaggaaataaagaaagaaaatatcctCTTAAAAAATTCAACGAAAAATACATGAATTCCTCTAAAGGAAAGGAAGTGGCAAGTGAGGCACACCTTAAGCTTGAACATGAAAGAAATAGACAACTTCAGAAAGATTTAAGCAGGGTTAAAAATAATCTAGATAAATCtctgaagtggacctggtcctctgatacAATCACTTCCATGTATATAAGTAACGGGGGAAACATGCAAGGAATCATGTTCCACAAAGAATAGGCCCCCTATAACCCACATAGCAAGTATTCAATTCTAACAGAAAAACACAGTTTTTGTTGAAAAAGTATCTACTGCTAGGGAACCTGAATCTCTGAAAAGGAAATGTGTGATGCCTGCATCGACAAAAAAGAAGTTTCATTCGCCTTTTTCCCttattacaagggacccaaacttgttttgGTTCCTATTCCTAATCTACGATTCTCTTGTGCAAGCAGTAGTGAATCGAAGCAGTAaaaaatggtacatggatagtaaCTGCTCTAAACACATGACTGGAAGAATGGATAATTTCCTTTCACTCAAGGCCCTGCATGGTGGGAGTGTGTCGTTTGGAAATGGCAAAAGGGATATATTCTGGGAGTTGAAAAGATTGGAAAAACACTCACTCACTCAATTGAAAATGTGTATTATGTGAACGACTTAAAATATAGCATGctgagtgtctctcaaatctATGACAGGAACAAAGTGGAGTTCTTGTCAAAGTCCCGCACTGTCGCCAATCTTATAACTAGTGAAGTAGTTCTGATTGGAAAGaggtttaaaaatatttatattgcaGACTTTGATTTTTTGAATGGTGGTGATCTTGCATGCCTGAGTGCCATTGGTGATGATATTGAACTATGGCACAGAAGATTGGGAATGCAGGCTTTTCTCTGTTGAACAAACTGAttaagaaggacctggttcgtgggtTGCCAAAGTcaaagttcaaagatcacaaggTATGTGATCCATGTGTGAAAGGGAAAGAAGTCAGGTCCTCATTCAAACCAAAGAAGGAAGTGACCACTTCAAGGACACTGGATCGTCTTCATATGAATCTGTGTGGACATATGAGGATGCCTAACAGAGAAGGAAAGAAGTACATCTTCgttgttgttgatgattactccagattcacatggacctcatttctcagaaccaaggatgaaacctttCCAGTCTTCGCTGCTTTTGTGAGGCAAATCTAAGTGAAGATGGGCCATGATGTTGTGAGCATTAGGTTTGATCACGGCACCGAGTTTGAAAATGTAAAATTCGATGAATTatgtgatgaaaatggtataAGTCATAATTATTTTGCTCCTAGAACATCCCAACAAAATAGTGTTGTGGAGAGGAacaataggactcttgaagatatggcaaGGACGACGCTAATTGACAGTGGTGTACCAAAGAGTTTCTGGGCTGAAGCAGTGAACACTGCTTGTTATTTGATTAACAGGTGTATGATCAGGTCCCTTATTAACAAGACTCCATATGAATTGCTTAATGGGGGAAAACCAAAGCCAACTTACCTGAGAGCATTTGGATGCAAATATTTCATTCTCAATAATGGTAAGGAAGTATTGGGAAAATTTGATGCTAAAAGTGATAAAGGAATCTTTCTTGGCTACTCTTCACAAAGCAAAGCATACAAGGTCTACAATAAAAGGACTCAATGTGTAGAGAAAAGTGTACACgtaatctttgatgaatctcaccACTCAAGTGGGAAAGATtcacatgataagaatgatcaagATGGAGATTATTCATAGGTCCCTCGAGAGATTATTGATATGGCAAACAGAAAGGCAGATCTAATGAGCCAAGTCAAGGAAACTAGTGAAGAAGATGCATCAGAACTTCCAGCTGATTtggaggaacctggtccctctatCATATCAACTGAAGCTGACAATAGAGTTGTtgattgtaatgacccaaccggtcatttttacttttagaacCCCATTTCCCTAAATagctccccgtatgtgcttttataaatttatgacttgcggggatggttggtttgggatttgaaagtgttcaggttgaaatcagaacacttggttccttaagttggccttaaaatgctaagtttgacttcggtcaacattttgagaaaataatccggaatagaattttgatgatttcaacagctccgtatggtgattttggacttatgagcgtgttcggaattttatttggaattccgtagttaaattaggcttgaaatggctaaaataggaatttaagtttggaaatttgactagggagttgactttttgataccggagttggaatccagttctgaaaatttttatagcttcgttatgtcatttatgactttcgggaaaatatttgaggtcaatcggacttgatttgatatgttccggCGCCATTCatagaaattaaaagtttcaaagttcattaggcttgaatctatgtgtgattcatgtttttagtgttgttagaagtgatttgaagactcgactaagttcgtatgatgtattaggacttgtttgtatatttggttgaggtcccgaggggctcgggtgagtttcggatgcctAACAGATCATTTTTCGACTTGGCTTGATAGCTGAAGTTCTGGTTTCTgcaggttctggtttccttctacgcgattaCGTGAgaaggtatgcgatcgcgtagggttaattgggcAGCTAAAATTTtttgctatgcgatcgcatgggcaagtccgcgatcgcgtaggtttggcaagctgtgctatgcgaacgcgtgacatagaccgcgttcgcgaagaggaaacgaGGTAGAACCTGGGCCACACGCTTAACCCTTCGTGATCGCGTGGATGagactgcgatcgcgtaggtctaggAATACTGcgtttcgcgatcgcgtgaagttATCCGCGATCGCATAAGATTAATTCTGGGCAAccttattttgttcttcgcgattgcgtgcctttggccgcgatcgcatagaagaaaatgcctgggcagaaagtttaagttctgaaaatggattccatttttaacgatttggaactcggattgaggcaagttttgggagattttcggagaaaacatcggggtaagtgttcttaactcaatcttggttagattacccgaattcatcacttttttaacaattaattggtgatttaagttggaaaaatttgaaaaccctcttggatagatttgatgatttgagggtcgaactgttatcggaatttagtcattttagtatggttagactcgtggttgaatgggcgttcatatttcgtaactttcgtcggattccgagacgtgggccccacgggcaacttttgagttaatttcggatttttattgaaaaatatagtattttcttacgGAATTGATTCtctaatttttgttgactgtgtcgaattaattatgactagattcgagtcgatcggagtcggaaaatcgaggaaaaggcatactacttggttaaattggggcaagtgaggtaagtgacttgtctaccttgtgtgggaaaaatttcccctaggattggtattgaagtgataaattaaaatatattgaaagtcgtgtatacgaggtgacgagtgtgtacacgggctaaatgtgaaagattatgtctttaaattgtgtagatcgctattgcatattaattaaataattttaccttgttatattcttcatcattgatttaaatgtttatactttaaatttgcttgaccttttcctgctaattgttttacctgtttagttgaaactttgtttcttttattctgtgcattatttgaagggtgattttctttaaattaaatattattaatatgaattatttgacattttaaatttggtattgaagcaacgtattaaaattttgaaatattattttgttaagttgtttattcccgaatattttgtgagattttcgtgatcattgtgatggagccgtgagctctttattgtggaaaacaaTTATTATtggattattttggcatgagtcgtgagctctttattatgaaaaaatattattgttggattattttggcatgagtcgcgagctctttattatgaaaaaatattgttgttgatttattttggcaaattaaaatatttgggcacttgaggtgcaaattgtgatatattgtgatattgatacgtatacggtggtataaggtatgggtattgaaacgcatgcggtgagataaggatggcttgatacgcgtggctagtaggggaaattACTAGAAGTCATGAGGTGTGATAaagatggctaaaacgcgggatgctatttcgggaaatatattttctttaaaataaattgtgaaggttCCCACGGTGGTATAagaaaaatgagatattgtgaatttatttatgattttggactacgaggcggtacctatGGAGTGCCCTTgtggatattgatttatggtcgtTGTTGCCtttaattattgttgtgattttcttaaaattgaaaagaattctgttttgtttccgcgagatattaattgccattatttggtgtaattcaatggtgacatactacttgactcatttccattgtcattttatcttattatattgttaaacattttaccatgccattatttattttttcagtatggcttgacttgacctcgtcactactctaccgatgttaggcttgacacttactcggtaccgctgtggtgtactcatactacgcttctgtacatcttttggtgtagatccaggtacatcttatgagaccaggcatcagtaaactagctgtacgaggagacttcgaggtatatctgccagcgtccgcagactccggagtccccttctatcttactatgttgtcttccttatttactttagactctgatgtatagagacatagagaataaattcttagaagcttgtgacttatttctaccggatttttgggagttgaaattgtttgaattgtagtttatttatttcagatatctattattattccgtattgataggcttacctagtcttagagactaggtaccatcacgatctcctacggagggaatttggggtcgtgacaagttggtatcagagctctaggttcataggtgttatgagtcacaagcaggtttagtaaagtcttgcagatcggtacggagacgtctgtacttatcttcaagaggctatggaactgttaggaaaaatattcacttctttgattccttatcgtgcatgattgttgacttcaaagttctaaaccattatctttctattctctcacacatggtgaggacacgcgcaaCTGGATCAAATGATCAAACCcccgcgccccctgttggagccgcaagaggccggggtggGGACAGAGGCCGAGCCAAAGGCCAAGAAagaccacgcggtgcagccagagcacctgcacgagctgctgcaccagagccaccagtagctccaattggagagcaggcacctgagacgcctgttactactcctgcacttcaggagactcttgcccaggttttgagcatgtttggcactctagctcaggcatgGTTAATTctacttgctcctgccatatctcaggccgggggaggagcacagactcccgccgcccgtactctagagccacgggcccaagttgaccatgccccagaggttatactagTGCAACCAGTTTccccagttcggcctgagattaggacagtAGTTTTAGAGGGGGAGctactcaggctcgagaggtacaagaagtaccaccctcccactttcatcggtgtagcttcagaggatgctcagggttttctagaggattatcaccgtatccttcgtactatgggtattgtggatttcAGTGgagtttctttcacggcattccagtttagaggagcagcctaccagtggtggcgggcatatgagttggatagtcttgctgaggcatcttcactcacttggactcaatttacagatatgttcttaagggagtatgttcctcagagtcttagagatgcatggcgcgacGAGTTTGAgaagttgtgccagggttctatgaccatgtcagAGTAAGCGGTCCGATTTAGTGAGTTGGCTAGGCAttcaccagccttagttgctactgtttgagagcgggttcgcagatttattgagggtctccaccctagtatcagattcagtatggcccgagagctagggatggacatcacataccaacaggtggtgttagttgctaggagattggaaggtatgcggactcgggagagggaagagagggaagctaagagaccccgagattctggcacatataaaaATTCTCGTGCCCTAGTTGCaccccgtcatggtagaggttatgtgagccatcctatttattcagcacttccagcttccagtggtattccggatACTCCCAGACCttaggttccatattatgcaccgcttgtgtctactgtacctcctatacggggtgctttcagtggacaggctagtcgatcaggcccgagccagtcctaGCAGCCACATCccccgagggcttgttttgagtgtggtaacactcgtcatatcatgagagattgccccagatataagaggggtgcacctccacagatttctcagacCCCACATATTCCTCAGGGCCCtaaggcttctcaggccatgattactgcacgggttgccactccacctgcacagccagctagatgtggaggttggacaggtagaggtcgccctagagggggaggctaggctaaatattatgccattcctgctaggacagaggccgttgcatccgattctgttatcacaggtattattccggtctctcatagagatgcatcagtcttatttgatccaggctccatttattcttatgtgtcattttattttgccccatatttgtGCATATCACGTGATTTCTTGAATTCTTATGTTTATGTATCTATACctgtgggtgaatctattattgctgatcatgtgtatcggtcgtgtttaattgttatcagtggttttgagaccacaactgatttattattgctcagtatggtggattttgatattattttgggcatagaattattgtcgccctatcacgctattcttgattgttacgccaagacggtgacgttggctatgccaggtctaccacggctagagtggagaggtacctcggatcatgttcctagaaatattgtttcatttattaaagctcaatgaatagttgagaaggggtgtgatgcgtatctggcctatgtgagagatacTAATATTGATACTCTTACCGTGGAGTCAATTCCTGTAGTaggggattttcctgatgtatttccagcagatctttcGAGTATGCCaaccgacagggatattgactttggcattgatttgttatcgggcactcagcccatttatattccaccatatcatatggccccaatagagttgaaagaattaaaagaacagttacaggaattgcttgataagggctttgtTTGGCCCAGTGTATcgtcttggggtgctcctgtcttatttgtgaacaagaaggatggttctatgcagatgtgtattgattaccgccagctaaacaatgttacagtgaagaacatgtatccattgccacatattgatgacctatttgatcagcttcagggtgctagagtgttctctaagatcgacttatgttcaggctatcatcagttgaagattcgggaaccagatatcccgaagactgcttttaggactcggtatggtcattatgagttccttgtaatgttgTTTGGACTAACCAACGCCcgaacaacatttatgcacttaatgaacagtgtatttcaaccctatcttgactccttcatcattgtattgattaccgctagcTAAACaatgttacagtgaagaacatgtatccattgccacatattgatgacctatttgatcagcttcagggtgctagagtgttctctaagatcgacttatgt
The sequence above is drawn from the Nicotiana tabacum cultivar K326 chromosome 13, ASM71507v2, whole genome shotgun sequence genome and encodes:
- the LOC107780299 gene encoding putative CoA ligase CCL5, whose amino-acid sequence is MSGEEGWTSTGEEEQSTYQKNGYDSKTGIYHSVLQLSEQHKMPSDNLDLDTAKFVLSQFPSPAQAESKIALIDSANNQKLTYAQLHRSIASLATGLYHVGVRKGDVVFVLSPNSLLYPTICLAILSVGAILSLANPLNTESEIGKQVRLSRAKLSISAPEEVYKLVPTGVPILLITRPKHDENSVSVEDLIKNCDPLELPKDRPTLSDTAAILYSSGTTGVSKGVVLTHANFVAIMKLLKFYVDVTSSQDDIFLCFIPMFHVYGLVFFGLGLFCSGVTTVLMQKFDFQAMLEAIQAHKVSHIPAVPPVILGLVKYNKGGYDLSSLRKVSSGAAPLSKEIADAFREKLPWVEIKQGYGLTETTGAATFFVTNEEAKAHPCSVGMLFPSFSAKVVNHETGEALPPFKEGELWLKGPGVMKEYFGNEEATAATITADGWFRTGDLCYFDDEGYLYIVDRIKELIKHNGYQVAPAELEAILLSHHQILDAAVVPLEDEEAGQLPVAYVVRTAGSGLTEDQVIQFVSSQVAPYKKVRRVNFISAIPRSAAGKILRKELVQNKLSILSKL